The following is a genomic window from Methanolinea sp..
CGGGAGACCTCGCCGTAGTGGGCCTCCCTCTCGAATTCGAGCGTTTTTTCGCCGACAATGTTCGCGGAGATTGTCTTTTTTCCCCCGCGCGCGGGCGGAACAAGGGAGAGGAGGGCCCGGACGTGGCCATCGTGGAACCCGCCGCCGAGGAAACCCGCCGTGGGGATCGGGACCACGGGAACGCCGTAATCCTCCCCGCAGACGGAATCGACGTCGTCCCCGATCGCGCCGGAAACGCACGTCTGGAGGACGCAGACGAGGGAACAGTTCCCTGCCGCGGCGACCTCCCTAATGGTTCTTTCGAGGGACTCCTCCCCCCCGAAGATGATGTCGCTCTCGGAAAGGTCAGTGGAGACGATCGCCGGGAGCACCGGGTCGTCCCTCCCGGCGCAGAGCGCGTGGAAGAGGGAGAAATTGTGGTGCGCGCAGCCGGCGGGGCCGTGGATGACGGTGACCGCGCCTTCGATCTCCGTCGTCACGGAGAGCGCACCCGTGAGCGTGCACCCTCCCTCAAGGGGTGAATTCATACGCGAGGGTCTCGAGCTCTTCCATCCCGAGCGGGACGGGGATGTCCATCCGCCGGTTCTCGAGGATCCTTGCCGCGAGGTCCCGGTAAATCGCTGCCTGCCTGCTCTCCGGCGCGAATTCCACGACGGTCTTCCTGTTCAGTTCTGCCTGCTGGACGACCGGGTCGCGGGGGATGAAACCGACGAGCGTGCTCCCTATCCTCCGGGCGAACTCCCCGACGAGTTCTTCCTCCCCGCGGACGTCCCTTGCATTGCAGATGACCCCCGCGAGCCTGCAGGTCCCCCTCGTCCGGGAAGAGAGGCGCGCGATCGCCTTGCAGATGTTGTTTGCCGCGTAGAGCGACATGAGTTCGCCGGACGTGACGAGGTAGACCTCCTGCGCGTACCCTTCGCGCATCGGCATCGCGAATCCGCCGCAGACGACGTCGCCGAGCACGTCGTAGACGACGACGTCCGCGCAGAGTGCGCCGAGCCTCTCGAGGACCTGGAACGTGGCGATGATCCCCCTTCCCGCGCACCCGACGCCGGGCTCCGGTCCCCCCGCCTCGACGCACTTCACGCCCGCAAAGCCGGTGTAAACGACGTCCTCCCGCGATATCCCGGCATCCCCCCTCTCCCGAACAAGGTCCATCACGGTGGGGATCAGCCGCCCCTGCACGAGCATCCTCGTGCTGTCCCTCTTGGGATCGCACCCGATCTGCAGGACGTCGAGGCCCCGGAGGGCGAGTGCCGCGGAAATGTTCGCCGCCGTCGTCGACTTCCCGATACCCCCCTTCCCGTACAGGGCGATCTGTTTCATCCGGTACCAGTTGGGCACGGCGCGTAATTATGTATTCTGAAATTAATAACAGGAAACTTGAATTGCGATCACCGCTCCCCGCCCTTCAGGATGCCGGTGAAGAGGACGATGACGGGGATGACGTCGAGCCGGCCCAGCCACATCACGAAGATGAAGACCCACTTCGAGACGAGCGGCATCGAGTGGTTCACGTACCCCGCGGAAACGCCGCAGGAGCTCAGTGCCGAGACGATGTCGAAGATGAGGACCGTGACGTCGACCGAGATGATGTGGACCTGCAGGATGACCATCGTCGCGACGAATACGGTGATGACGGAGAGGATGATCACGAGCATCCCCTTGGAGAGCTCGGGTTCGGCGACCTCGATGGGGATGTTCCTCCCCTGGTACCGGAACGGGACGAGGACGGTGCTGCGCACGAACGCTTTCCTGAACCACCACACGATGCCTCTGTAACCGAGCGCGATGCGCGAGAGGTGGACACCGCCCGACGTGCTCCCGCTCGACCCCCCCACGAACATGAACATCGTGAGGAAGACGAGCGTCACGCTGGGGTAGAGGGCGGGGTTTGCATTCTGGAACCCCGTCGTGCTGATGACGGCGGTGGCCATGAAGAGACCCTGCCTCACGGCGTCCGCGGGCGCGTACTTCGCGATGAAGAAGAGGTCGGATATGACGATGAGGTACGCGAAGGCGAGGAAAGAGAAGAGGATCCTCACCTGCTCGTCCGAGAAGAAGGAGACTTTCCTGTTCCTGTAGGTCATGTAGAAGAGGGAGAACGGGATGGATCCCATGATCATCACGGGGATGAGGAGGAACTCGAGGGCTGCGTTGTGGTAGTGGGAGATGCCCCCCTCGACAGGCAGGAAACCGCCGGTGGATATCCCGGAGAGGGCGAGGTGCACCGCGTCCCAGAGCGGCACCCTCGCGATCGTGATGATTCCCACGGAGACCACGGTGAGAAGGATGTACACCGCCCATATCTCCTTCCCGTTCGCGACGATTGCCGGGATGACCCGCTCCATCCTGCTCTCGGGCCTAATGAGCGGCAGGTTCTCGAGGCTGGACCGGAACGCGACGGACAGCGAGAGGGAGATGATGGCAAGTCCGCCGAGCCACTGCATGTACGTCCTCCAGAAGAGGAGGCTGTGCGGCACGGAGTCCAAGTCGGGGAGGAGGGAAAAGCCGGTACCCGTCCAGCCCGCCATCGCCTCGAAGAGGGCGTCCGTGAACGAAATATCGAGGACTACCATGAACGGGATGCACGAGAAGAGGGCGAACATGAACCACACGAGGGCGACAGAACTGAGGGCTGCAGAGAACCTCACCTCCTCGGCCTGCCGCGGGATCGCGTTCAGGATGGACCCCGTCGCGAAGAAAATGAGGGGAACGAGTCCAAGGGGGAAGAACATCTCCCACTCTCCCCAGAGGAGGGCGACGAGGAGGGGAAAGAGCGTGAGGGGGCTCATGAAGACGAGCATTTCACCGAGCTCGCCGAGGACGATCGAAAAATAACGGATACTGCCCATCGATGATGGATCCTTTGGCCCTTCCCGGGTAATGTAAGTTTTCCCGGCGGGAATTCCCTTTTCCCTATCACGCTTGGGAAGGAATGTCGCCGCGGGAAAATCCCACGATGTGCGACGCGATGCACGCGGACAGGAAGATGTACATGAACGTGGTCGGCGTGAGAAACATGCCGTCCCCTGCGTCCGCGGAAGGGTTCCTCCCCGTAATTTCCTCGAGGAACGAGAGGAGGGTACCCCCGCTCCCCTGCGGGAGGAACCCGTCCAGTTCGAGGGTAGCCGACCCGGCCACCTCGCGGGGAGGGCTGAAGGAGAGGAGGAAAGGTCTCCCGTGGGAGAGGAAGAGACCGCGGATGTCAAGGGAGAGGGATACCCCCGCGGGGTAGGAATCCCAGCGGGAGAACCCGAGGGAGACGCGGTAGACGTTTTCTTCCCACCCGAGGTTCCTCCCGAAGCGGGAGAACGATATCCCCGCGACCACGGTCGCGAGGGGCCGCTGGGGCGCGACGTAGGCGGCGTAGTCCCTCGCCCTCTGGGCAAGTTCATCCCTCACTTCCCTGTCGGTGTAACCCCGGCTCTTTGTGTCGCGCTTCAGCTTCCATTCCCTCTTCACGTCGGGATCGGGATCGATGAAGAGCGTGAAATCGCAATACTCGCGGAGTTTCTCGGTGGAGAACGCGTGCAGTCCCTCGAGGATGAGGATTTTCCTGGGCGAGAACGGGAACGGTCCCACGATGCGACCCGTCGCGTGGTCGTACACCATCTTCTCGACCGGCAGGCCCTCCCTGAGCCGCGCGACGTCGCGCTCGAGGCGCGCGAGGTCATTTGCGCGCGGGGAGAGGGGGGTTATCCCGAGTGCCTTCCTCTCCTCCCTCCCGTAGATGTGGTAATCGTCGAGGGAGATGACCGAGACGAGATCGTCCCCGAGGATGTGCCGTATCGCCGCTGCGCACATCGACTTGCCCGAACCGCTGTCCCCCGCGATACCGACGATGTACGTGGTGCCCCGTGCATCGAGGGCCGCGCGGAGGGGGGAACCCCCGCCCGTTCCGCGGGCGTCCCCATCATTCACGCGTGGCAAGTCACCGTCGCCCCCCGTCCCTCCCGGCCGCGTCTTCGTGGCAGGTGCTTACCCGTGTATCCCGATTTCACGGTGTTTCTCCTCGATCTTGGCGGCGAGCTCCTCGAGTTTCCTGTGGTCCTCTGCGCGGGGAGTCCCCTTGATGTACACGGGCTCGATCAGCTCTGGCTTCGTGCGGGTGAGCATCCCCTTGAGCGCCTCGACGGTGTTCCCGGCCCACCCGTACGACCCGATGATCGAGACGAACCTCGTCTTTGGCCTGAGCATGTTGAAGAGGAAAGTCGCGTGGACTGCGAGGGGATGGGGGCCGAAGAGGACCGTCGGTGTGCCGATGACGACCGTCGCAGCGTCCACGAGGGCCATCGCGAGTTCGCCGGTGTCGGTGGCGACGAGGTTGAAGGGGAGGACGCGGATCCCCCTCTCCACGAGCGCGTCGCAGAGGACGCGGACCATCTTCTCGGTGCTCCCGTGCA
Proteins encoded in this region:
- a CDS encoding nitrogenase component 1: MNSPLEGGCTLTGALSVTTEIEGAVTVIHGPAGCAHHNFSLFHALCAGRDDPVLPAIVSTDLSESDIIFGGEESLERTIREVAAAGNCSLVCVLQTCVSGAIGDDVDSVCGEDYGVPVVPIPTAGFLGGGFHDGHVRALLSLVPPARGGKKTISANIVGEKTLEFEREAHYGEVSRLLSAIGVPVCTRFVCRSSVEGISRLPQGAVNILRDPSMVAVGEHLEAEFGTPYVSSFPLGPSGTICFLEELGEILSLDVSTAVAGEEARQERIFWEFRHLRGERIRFGEASGHADSLGACREIAEAAGMAIHPSGRQVPVPDPFPVGTGGIRKVLSLWRRACRARV
- the cfbC gene encoding Ni-sirohydrochlorin a,c-diamide reductive cyclase ATP-dependent reductase subunit encodes the protein MKQIALYGKGGIGKSTTAANISAALALRGLDVLQIGCDPKRDSTRMLVQGRLIPTVMDLVRERGDAGISREDVVYTGFAGVKCVEAGGPEPGVGCAGRGIIATFQVLERLGALCADVVVYDVLGDVVCGGFAMPMREGYAQEVYLVTSGELMSLYAANNICKAIARLSSRTRGTCRLAGVICNARDVRGEEELVGEFARRIGSTLVGFIPRDPVVQQAELNRKTVVEFAPESRQAAIYRDLAARILENRRMDIPVPLGMEELETLAYEFTP
- a CDS encoding potassium transporter TrkG: MGSIRYFSIVLGELGEMLVFMSPLTLFPLLVALLWGEWEMFFPLGLVPLIFFATGSILNAIPRQAEEVRFSAALSSVALVWFMFALFSCIPFMVVLDISFTDALFEAMAGWTGTGFSLLPDLDSVPHSLLFWRTYMQWLGGLAIISLSLSVAFRSSLENLPLIRPESRMERVIPAIVANGKEIWAVYILLTVVSVGIITIARVPLWDAVHLALSGISTGGFLPVEGGISHYHNAALEFLLIPVMIMGSIPFSLFYMTYRNRKVSFFSDEQVRILFSFLAFAYLIVISDLFFIAKYAPADAVRQGLFMATAVISTTGFQNANPALYPSVTLVFLTMFMFVGGSSGSTSGGVHLSRIALGYRGIVWWFRKAFVRSTVLVPFRYQGRNIPIEVAEPELSKGMLVIILSVITVFVATMVILQVHIISVDVTVLIFDIVSALSSCGVSAGYVNHSMPLVSKWVFIFVMWLGRLDVIPVIVLFTGILKGGER
- a CDS encoding uridine kinase, which codes for MNDGDARGTGGGSPLRAALDARGTTYIVGIAGDSGSGKSMCAAAIRHILGDDLVSVISLDDYHIYGREERKALGITPLSPRANDLARLERDVARLREGLPVEKMVYDHATGRIVGPFPFSPRKILILEGLHAFSTEKLREYCDFTLFIDPDPDVKREWKLKRDTKSRGYTDREVRDELAQRARDYAAYVAPQRPLATVVAGISFSRFGRNLGWEENVYRVSLGFSRWDSYPAGVSLSLDIRGLFLSHGRPFLLSFSPPREVAGSATLELDGFLPQGSGGTLLSFLEEITGRNPSADAGDGMFLTPTTFMYIFLSACIASHIVGFSRGDIPSQA